In Maridesulfovibrio sp., the following proteins share a genomic window:
- the hisS gene encoding histidine--tRNA ligase encodes MAKIQKIKGVADLFPEDSARYAFMEKTARDVFSSYGYGELRVPILEKTELFCRSIGEETDVVQKEMYTFPDRKGRSLTMRPEATAGIVRAYVENKIYQPGKVSKFFTFGPMFRYERPQAGRMRQFHQIDAEIFGAAEPQADAEVLLMLSSFLSNIGLEKLSFELNSLGCPECRPKYNQALKDFLASLDREQLCDDCQRRMDTNPLRVLDCKSKNCKALTENAPALPDHLCGECRDHFDTVIALIDEAGLQYTLNPRLVRGLDYYQRTAFEVTSGDIGAQTAVAGGGRYDGLVESLGGPKQVPAIGFACGMERLAMLLAGDYEAANDFYVALVDDRAAKEALIFGEKLRRSGLKGEVGFAAKSMKAQLRHANKINAQKCFIFGVEEFENGTVTIKDMADGGEQETVSRSEYFK; translated from the coding sequence ATGGCAAAAATACAGAAAATTAAAGGTGTTGCAGACCTCTTTCCAGAGGATAGTGCAAGATATGCGTTCATGGAGAAGACTGCAAGGGATGTTTTCTCTTCATATGGCTATGGGGAACTGAGAGTTCCTATTCTGGAAAAAACAGAACTTTTCTGTCGCTCCATCGGTGAGGAAACCGATGTGGTCCAGAAAGAAATGTACACCTTTCCCGACCGCAAGGGACGTTCTCTGACCATGCGCCCCGAGGCCACTGCCGGTATTGTGCGGGCCTACGTGGAAAATAAAATCTACCAGCCGGGCAAGGTCAGCAAATTTTTTACCTTCGGTCCCATGTTCAGGTACGAAAGACCGCAGGCTGGACGCATGCGCCAGTTTCACCAGATTGATGCGGAAATTTTCGGGGCAGCTGAACCTCAGGCCGATGCTGAAGTTTTGCTTATGCTCTCTTCCTTTTTGAGCAATATCGGTTTGGAAAAACTTTCTTTCGAATTGAATTCTCTTGGATGTCCTGAATGTCGCCCCAAGTACAATCAGGCTTTGAAGGATTTCTTGGCCTCTCTTGACCGGGAACAGCTTTGTGATGACTGTCAGCGTCGCATGGATACAAACCCTCTGCGAGTACTTGATTGCAAAAGCAAAAACTGCAAAGCCCTTACCGAGAATGCACCTGCTCTTCCGGATCACCTTTGCGGAGAGTGTCGGGATCACTTTGATACCGTCATCGCTCTGATTGACGAGGCAGGCCTCCAGTATACACTTAATCCCCGTCTTGTACGTGGATTGGATTATTATCAGCGTACAGCCTTCGAAGTAACATCAGGTGATATCGGAGCTCAGACAGCGGTTGCCGGAGGCGGTCGCTATGACGGGCTGGTAGAATCTCTTGGCGGTCCCAAACAGGTTCCGGCAATCGGTTTTGCCTGCGGCATGGAACGCCTGGCCATGCTGTTGGCTGGTGACTACGAAGCAGCTAATGATTTTTATGTGGCTCTCGTGGATGATAGAGCTGCCAAGGAAGCACTCATCTTCGGCGAGAAGTTGCGTCGCTCCGGTCTGAAAGGTGAAGTTGGTTTTGCTGCCAAAAGCATGAAAGCCCAGCTTCGCCATGCTAATAAAATCAATGCACAGAAGTGTTTCATCTTCGGTGTTGAAGAATTCGAAAACGGAACGGTCACTATCAAAGATATGGCCGATGGCGGTGAGCAGGAAACTGTAAGCCGCAGCGAATATTTTAAATAG